From a region of the Arachis ipaensis cultivar K30076 chromosome B09, Araip1.1, whole genome shotgun sequence genome:
- the LOC110266850 gene encoding uncharacterized protein LOC110266850 — translation MAETSERSLHPPFFLNTPHTHKKKKETQRERAQRAEKRGREELLPRCRAAVSLPSCRTLFALLLLIGGREEQSAHRGRKAVHHCQTSVASDSPPLKRGSDAIKERRRKETRAPSELVSPSRRRCLRLNHHQIRRCRSFRLRLCRRRSLPSREVIRHRILAALSHQHRCCYSKIPFLFLRVCYLSPLKLRWFCSCRYLNLCRRGYCCWSRWEPMLELPLMILMLLRRFGAAVLLPEEGNSSEKCY, via the exons atggcggaaa CTTCTGAACGCAGCCTCCACCCCCCTTTCTTCCTAAACACaccacacacacacaaaaaaaagaaagaaacgcaGAGAGAAAGAGCACAAAGAGCAGAGAAAAGAGGGAGGGAAGAGCTGCTGCCTCGCTGCCGCGCCGCTGTTTCATTGCCGTCGTGCCGCACCCTATTTGCGTTGCTGTTGCTGATTGGTGGAAGGGAGGAGCAGAGTGCGCACAGAGGAAGGAAAGCTGTTCACCACTGCCAAACCTCCGTCGCCAGTGATTCGCCGCCGCTGAAGAGAGGGAGTGACGCGAttaaagaaaggaggaggaaggaAACCCGTGCGCCGTCGGAGCTAGTTTCTCCCAGTCGCCGGCGTTGTCTTCGTCTGAACCACCACCAGATCCGCCGCTGCCGAAGCTTCCGGTTGCGCCTCTGCCGTCGGCGAAGCTTGCCGTCACGGGAGGTGATCCGGCATCGCATTCTTGCTGCTTTGAGCCACCAGCACCGCTGCTGCTACTCCAAAATTCCGTTTCTATTTCTTAGGGTTTGCTATCTCAGCCCCTTGAAGTTACGTTGGTTCTGTTCTTGCCG TTACCTGAATCTCTGCCGCCGTGGGTATTGCTGTTGGAGTCGCTGGGAGCCAATGTTGGAGCTGCCTTTGATGATTCTGATGCTGCTACGTAGGTTCGGAGCTGCTGTGTTGTTGCCGGAGGAAGGGAACTCAtcagaaaaatgttattga